A genomic window from Planctomycetaceae bacterium includes:
- the tnpB gene encoding IS66 family insertion sequence element accessory protein TnpB (TnpB, as the term is used for proteins encoded by IS66 family insertion elements, is considered an accessory protein, since TnpC, encoded by a neighboring gene, is a DDE family transposase.), translating into MLTLPSSVKIFIYSQPADMRSGFNRLSMLTESFMLQDPFSGHLFVFFNKEGDKCKILFWDRTGFVIWYKRLEEGTYEKLPCENKPSIEVDVAKLTWILEGIDLFKTRRRKRYQRVLSS; encoded by the coding sequence ATGCTAACGCTTCCATCATCGGTAAAGATATTCATCTACTCGCAGCCTGCCGATATGCGTTCAGGATTTAACAGACTTTCGATGCTTACGGAAAGTTTTATGCTCCAAGACCCATTCAGCGGACATCTGTTTGTATTTTTCAACAAGGAAGGCGATAAGTGCAAAATTCTTTTCTGGGACAGAACCGGTTTTGTCATCTGGTACAAACGACTGGAGGAAGGAACTTATGAAAAGCTGCCTTGTGAAAACAAACCCTCTATCGAAGTTGATGTCGCCAAACTTACCTGGATACTTGAAGGTATTGATTTATTCAAAACGAGAAGACGCAAACGCTATCAAAGAGTTTTGAGTTCTTAG
- a CDS encoding tyrosine-type recombinase/integrase, producing MKDKYDGEHVKAEFLEDIGPEAINNFISKRIELNNWSPKSANLLRQILHKLFAYAIKHHGFRSRDRRYPNPVTYVERYREPATVIRFLSLKQIDEQLKVLEKFPVMHALCATYIYAGLRREEALWLTKEDILLDKRLIKVQAKTIDGKFWQPKTKSNRVVPISSALYEILQSYKSSGSKWFFHSPEGKQWNPDNFSNDLREINKKNNLEWSCLDFRHTFGSHLAQKGESLYKISKLMGNSPEICRKHYAALIPEEMADVVEFTEKTPVIQNDNETQELLRELLSEIKGKGNPKIKISR from the coding sequence TTGAAAGACAAGTATGATGGAGAGCATGTCAAAGCAGAATTTCTCGAAGATATTGGGCCAGAGGCAATCAATAACTTTATCTCCAAGAGAATAGAATTAAACAACTGGTCGCCAAAATCAGCTAATTTGCTGCGGCAGATTTTGCATAAGCTTTTTGCATATGCTATAAAACATCACGGCTTTCGTTCACGAGACAGACGCTATCCAAACCCTGTTACTTATGTTGAAAGATATAGAGAACCTGCAACTGTGATAAGATTTCTTTCCTTAAAACAGATAGATGAGCAATTAAAAGTTTTGGAAAAGTTTCCTGTTATGCATGCGCTTTGTGCAACATATATTTATGCAGGCTTAAGAAGAGAAGAAGCACTATGGCTGACAAAGGAAGATATTCTTTTAGATAAAAGGCTTATTAAAGTACAGGCCAAAACAATTGATGGTAAATTCTGGCAGCCTAAAACAAAAAGCAATCGTGTTGTTCCAATAAGTAGTGCCCTTTATGAAATATTACAAAGCTATAAATCATCAGGCTCTAAATGGTTTTTCCATTCACCAGAAGGAAAGCAGTGGAACCCTGATAATTTTTCAAATGACCTGCGGGAGATAAATAAGAAAAATAACCTTGAATGGTCATGCCTTGATTTTAGGCATACATTCGGAAGCCACCTTGCACAAAAAGGGGAATCGCTTTATAAGATTTCAAAATTGATGGGCAATTCTCCTGAGATTTGCAGAAAACATTATGCAGCCCTGATTCCGGAAGAAATGGCGGATGTCGTAGAATTCACAGAAAAAACTCCCGTTATTCAAAATGATAATGAAACACAGGAGCTTTTAAGGGAATTACTTTCAGAAATCAAAGGCAAAGGGAATCCCAAAATCAAAATCTCAAGATGA
- a CDS encoding IS66 family transposase: MVLTLLGQIDDLQGQLYYLKRQLFGKKSEKLNPAQRLLFENLYDEVKAKLEEQKQSKPEVVKNRKNENHKGRNPLPADLKREIIPIEPSEEEKFCDIHNKPKKFIGTEKTEKLEYVPASFFVKVYERAKYACDECQGNISIGELPPMVVDKGLACEGLLAHIITSKYCDHAPLNRLEGIFKRSGVDINVSTMCDWVGKCSDLLEPLVKRMHQKILESPKINSDDTSIPVKNPNRKGSTYNGYLWVYIDNKKNVVFDFTPTRSREGPIKFLGKYCGKLQADAYNGYNEYFMTSGATEIGCHAHARRKFEYAVDSDPVRAARLMVLLGRLYEIEKRAKEEEYNSDKLLEVRQKEAKPILNEIKAVFNEYKDCVLPKSPMGKAITYSLNQWEALLRYLEDPTLSIDNNISERVLRMVVIRRLNYMFAGSEAGARRAANIYSLVASCKLNEIDPFAYFRDVLVRISTHPADKIDDLLPSNWKKPEKTADKAAA; the protein is encoded by the coding sequence ATGGTACTTACTCTGCTTGGTCAAATCGATGATTTACAGGGGCAGTTATATTATCTCAAGCGTCAGTTGTTTGGCAAAAAGAGTGAAAAGCTCAATCCCGCACAGCGTTTATTATTTGAAAACCTGTATGATGAAGTTAAGGCAAAGCTCGAAGAGCAGAAGCAGTCGAAGCCGGAAGTCGTTAAAAACCGAAAGAATGAAAATCATAAAGGCAGGAATCCACTGCCTGCCGACCTGAAACGCGAAATCATTCCTATCGAGCCGTCAGAAGAAGAAAAGTTCTGCGATATACACAATAAGCCGAAGAAGTTTATCGGCACTGAAAAAACAGAAAAGCTCGAATATGTTCCGGCCTCTTTTTTTGTTAAAGTATATGAACGTGCCAAATACGCCTGCGATGAATGCCAGGGCAACATTTCCATAGGTGAACTTCCTCCGATGGTTGTTGATAAGGGGTTAGCATGTGAAGGACTGCTTGCACATATAATAACGAGCAAGTATTGCGACCATGCCCCGTTGAACAGACTTGAAGGTATATTTAAAAGAAGCGGCGTTGATATAAATGTATCGACGATGTGCGACTGGGTAGGAAAATGTTCTGACTTACTTGAACCTTTGGTAAAACGGATGCATCAAAAAATACTCGAATCACCAAAGATAAATTCGGACGATACATCGATACCTGTAAAGAATCCAAACCGCAAGGGTTCTACGTATAATGGTTATTTATGGGTATATATTGACAATAAGAAAAACGTAGTTTTTGACTTTACTCCGACACGATCGAGAGAGGGGCCAATAAAATTCCTTGGAAAATATTGCGGTAAACTGCAGGCCGATGCATACAACGGCTATAATGAATATTTTATGACATCCGGAGCAACGGAGATAGGCTGTCATGCGCACGCTCGCAGAAAATTTGAATATGCAGTTGATAGCGATCCAGTCAGAGCTGCACGATTGATGGTATTGTTGGGCAGGCTTTATGAAATTGAAAAACGTGCGAAAGAAGAAGAATATAATAGTGATAAGTTGCTCGAAGTCAGACAAAAAGAAGCCAAGCCAATACTGAATGAAATTAAGGCTGTTTTCAATGAATACAAAGATTGTGTGTTGCCGAAAAGCCCGATGGGTAAAGCGATTACATATTCATTGAATCAGTGGGAAGCTCTTTTGAGATACCTGGAAGACCCGACCCTGTCCATAGATAATAATATTTCTGAAAGAGTTCTACGGATGGTAGTAATCAGAAGGCTCAATTATATGTTCGCCGGCAGTGAAGCTGGGGCAAGACGAGCGGCAAATATTTATAGTCTCGTAGCCAGCTGCAAATTAAATGAAATTGACCCATTTGCATATTTTAGAGATGTTCTTGTCCGCATCAGCACTCACCCGGCCGACAAAATTGACGACCTACTGCCGAGCAATTGGAAAAAACCTGAAAAAACTGCCGACAAGGCCGCCGCATAA